The DNA region AACTTCTGTTATTGATGTGGCCAAGCTTAGACTACCCTCTTTCGATACTGATTCAACTCCAAGAATATCAGACAAACAATGGACTTATACAGGAACCATTGGTCCTTCTTCCACTGAggtcattatatattttaccatATCTCTCTGAAACACTACTTCTCACAAGTTTCAGCAAAGATTATTGAATAAAActtacattttatttatctataggCAAAGTATTTAGCCTCTGAAACACTTCTCACAAGCGATAAAGCAGTAGTTGCAGCAGCAGCGGCTGAAGCAGTGGCTCTTGCTAGAGCCGCCGTCAAAGTTGCGAAAGATGCCACATCGTTTAGAAACAGCCACAACGCGAAATTGTTAACTTCACCAACGGCCGCCGGGGAGAAACGCTCAAAGTGGGATCAGTTTACAGAGAAGGAACGTGCTGGCATATTGGGACAACTAGCGGTTTCAGACACTGGAGTTGTGAGCGATAGAATCACTTCACCTGCTGCACCTGACTGTAATAAAGAGTCGTCTGATGATTTAGAATCAGAAGAAAAGCAAGAAGCTGAGCCtcttgaggaggaggaggagctttCGGTGAGTTCAGCTGTGAGATCTACACGCCAAACCGAAAGGAAAGCTCGGAGAGCAAAAGGGCTAGAGAAAACTGCTTCATCTATGCAGCAGTCTGTGAAGACTACTGGTTCGAGCTCTAGAAAGAAACGTGTCGCTTCACAGGAGATTGACCATAACGATCCTTTGCGTTATCTAAGAATGACAACAAGCAGTTCTAAGCTACTCACTGccagagaagaaacagagctGTCTGAAGGAATACAGGTTTTGTCTCTGATACTCCAAATTATAAACTAGCCACTTCTTAATCTTCTTTAAGTTTCTAGATTATAGGGAAAAAACAATGTTAGAGAGTGATGAAACTAATGGTAGATGATATAATCCAATTTAACATTTGAATCTATATAAAAACTCATATagatttttttcactttttcttttcttattgtAGTAGTATCTTCTTTATTGAGGTTTCTCTTGATCATTGACTCTGGGGTCTGTCTTTAGGACCTTCTGAAGCTGGAAAGACTTCAAGCAGAGCTGACTGAGCGTTGTGGCCATCAGCCAACCTTTGGACAGTGGGCTTCTGCTGCTGGAGTTGATCAGAAGACTCTAAGGAAACGTATAACTCACGGCACACAATGCAAGGACAGAATGATTAAAAGCAACATTCGTCTCGTCATTTCCATTGCCAAGAACTATCAAGGAGCTGGGATGAACCTCCAAGATCTTGTCCAGGTTCGAGTCGCTCCTGTAGTAAATGTTGAACCATCATATCCTCTTGCTTtgaaaaaattctcaaaaaaaaaaaatgcatcaCAGGAAGGATGCAGAGGGCTTGTGAGAGGAGCAGAGAAGTTTGATGCTACAAAGGGTTTTAAATTCTCAACTTATGCGCATTGGTGGATCAAGCAAGCAGTGCGAAAGTCTCTCTCTGATCAGTCCAGAATGATAAGACTGCCCGTAAGTCTCATCACCAAATGTTTTAAAGTCATTTGACAAGTTTAAACCAAAGTCTGGGTGATGATTTGGCAGTTTCACATGGTGGAAGCAACATACCGTGTGAAAGAGGCAAGAAAGCAACTGTACAGTGAAACAGGCCAGCAACCAAAGAACGAAGAAGTTGCAGAGGCGACAGGACTGTCGATGAAACGGCTCATGGCGGTTCTACTCTCCCCTAAGCCTCCGAGGTCGTTAGACCAGAAGATCGGAATCAATCTAAATCTCAAACCTTCGGTTCGTCCTCCTCCCATAACACGCCATACATAGTAGTCTTCTTCTTTGTTCATATAGTAGTAAATGTGAGATTGGGTTTTGTGCATGCAGGAAGTGATATCAGACCCTGAAGCAGAAACTTCAGAGGATATTCTGATAAAACAGTTCATGAGGGAGGACTTAGACAAAGTGTTGGACTCGTTGAGCACAAGGGAAAAGCAAGTGATACGTTGGAGATTCGGGATGGAAGATGGGAGGATGAAGACGCTGCAAGAGATCGGCGAGACGATGGGTGTGAGCCGTGAGAGAGTGAGACAGATCGAGTCCTCTGCTTTCAGGAAactcaagaacaagaagagaaaCAACCACTTGCAGCAATACTTAATTGCACAATAACTTTTAACATTTGCTGAGTAATGTTTTTTGTGCATAGAATATAATTCATTTTCACAATCATATAAGGTAAAAACATTCATCATTGCATATAAGGATTAAGACATCCTTTTAGGGCACAAAACAAACACTAAG from Raphanus sativus cultivar WK10039 chromosome 8, ASM80110v3, whole genome shotgun sequence includes:
- the LOC108822656 gene encoding RNA polymerase sigma factor sigB, whose product is MSSCLFPQFKCPPDSFSIQFRTSHSVSKQNKGSVFFQPQCAAVSTSPPLLLTSVIDVAKLRLPSFDTDSTPRISDKQWTYTGTIGPSSTEAKYLASETLLTSDKAVVAAAAAEAVALARAAVKVAKDATSFRNSHNAKLLTSPTAAGEKRSKWDQFTEKERAGILGQLAVSDTGVVSDRITSPAAPDCNKESSDDLESEEKQEAEPLEEEEELSVSSAVRSTRQTERKARRAKGLEKTASSMQQSVKTTGSSSRKKRVASQEIDHNDPLRYLRMTTSSSKLLTAREETELSEGIQDLLKLERLQAELTERCGHQPTFGQWASAAGVDQKTLRKRITHGTQCKDRMIKSNIRLVISIAKNYQGAGMNLQDLVQEGCRGLVRGAEKFDATKGFKFSTYAHWWIKQAVRKSLSDQSRMIRLPFHMVEATYRVKEARKQLYSETGQQPKNEEVAEATGLSMKRLMAVLLSPKPPRSLDQKIGINLNLKPSEVISDPEAETSEDILIKQFMREDLDKVLDSLSTREKQVIRWRFGMEDGRMKTLQEIGETMGVSRERVRQIESSAFRKLKNKKRNNHLQQYLIAQ